The Sorangiineae bacterium MSr11954 DNA segment AAATCGCCGCGCGCGCTCCGGCCACGAGCTCGCCGTAGTAGTGGAGGTTGTGCAAGGTGAGGAGCCGAAGCGCCAGGATCTCCCCCGACAGGTACAGGTGCCGCAAGTACGCGCGGCTAAAGCCACCGCGGCAAGCTGCGCACCCACATTGGGGGTCGATCGGTCCGGGATCGCGCGCGTGGCGTGCGTTCTTGATGATGAGACGACCGAAGCGCGTGAGCGCCTGCCCGTTGCGCGCGTTTCGCGTGGGCAGGACGCAGTCGAACATGTCCACGCCGTGCTCGATGCCCACGAGCAGATCGCGCGGGGTCCCCACGCCCATGAGATAGCGCGGCCTCTCCGGATCGAGGCAAAATGCGACCTCCGCGAGCGTCTCGTGCATGCGCTCGATGGGCTCGCCGACGGAGAAGCCCCCCAGCGCCAGCCCGTCGAAGCCGCCACCCACGTCGAGCGCCGCGAGCTCCTCGGCGTGCGCCTTTCGCAGATCGGGAAAGCATGCACCCTGCACGATTCCGAAGAGCGCTTGCGCCTCGGGCCTGGGCGATGCGAGCGCGCGCTTGGCCCACCGGGTGGTTCGCGCCACCGCCTCTTCGACGGTGGCGCGCGGTGACTCACCGGGCGGGCACACATCGAGCTGCATCTGAATATCGGCCCCGATGAGGCCCTGCACGCGCACCGCCTCCTCGGGCGTGAGGTGCCCCTTTCGTCCGTCCAAGTGCGAGCGAAAGGTGAAGCCCTCCTCCGTCAGCTTGGTGAGGCTCGAGAGCGAGAACGCTTGAAAGCCCCCCGAGTCGGTGAGCATGGCGTGCGGCCAGCGCGAAAATCCGTGCAGCCCTCCCAGCTCCGAAATCGTCTCCGGGCCCGGCCGCATCCACAGGTGGTACGTGTTGCCGAGCACGACGCGGGCCCCCGTCGATGCCACCTCCTCGGGCGCCAAGGTCTTGACGCTCCCCTGCGTCCCCACGGGCATGAACGTCGGCAAATCCACGTCGCCGTGCGGGGTCGAGAGCACGCTCCGCCGCGCGTGCCCGTCGTAGGCGAGCACGCGAAACCCTAACCCACGCGCGTGCGGCTTCACGAGGGGTCCTGCGCGAGCGACAACATCATCGCGTCCCCGTACGAAAAGAACCGATACCCCTCGCGAACCGCATACCGATACGCCTCGAGCACCCGTTCATATCCGCCGAACGCGCACACGAGCGCAAGCAAGGTCGAACGCGGCAGGTGAAAATTCGTCACCAGCTGGTCCACGATCCGAAACCGGTACCCCGGCTGAATGAGCAGCCGCGTCTCCCCCCGCGTGGCGAGCACCCGCCCCCGCTCCGCGTGAAAATCCGGATCGACCGCGCTCTCCAGCGCCCGCACCACCGTGGTCCCCACCGCCACCACCGGCGCGCCCCGATCGCGCGCCTTCGCGATGGCCGCCGCCGTCGTGCGCGAGATCTCGAACGTCTCGGAGTGCATCGGGTGCGCGTCGAGATCGTCCACCATCACCGGCTGGAACGTCCCGAGCCCCACGTGCAAGGTCACGCTGGCCAGCTCGCACCCGCGCACCGAGAGCCTCCCCAGCAGCGCCCGCGACAGATGGAGCCCCGCGGTGGGCGCGGCGAGCGCCCCCGGGACGCGCGCGAACACGGTTTGATACCGCTCTTGATCGAGCGCCTCGTCCTCGCGCTTGATGTACGGAGGGAGCGGCACGTGCCCCGCGGCCGCGAGCTCGTGCTCCGTCGACTCCTTCGTCAGGCTGCTGAGCCCCACCTCGAGCAAGCCATCTTCGCCGCGCCCGAAGAGGTGGATGCGCACGTTTCCTGCGATGACGTCGCTGCCGAATCGAAAGGGCTTCGATGCTTTGCCCATCGCGTGCCACACGTCGACCTCGCGCGTCCCGCCGCCGGGGGTGGGGATGGCCCGCTTCTCCGCGAAGCGCACGAGAAAGATCTCCACCTTGCCGCCGGTGTCGGCCTTCTGCCCGAGCAGCCGGGCCGGGATCACCCGCGTATCGTTGACCACCACCAGCGCGCCCTCGGGGATCGCGTCCGCCAGATCGGCCACCGTGCGATCCTGAAACGCCGTATCGGGCGAATCGCGCGGGGGCACGACGAGCAAGCGCGCCTGCTCACGCTCCGGCGTTGGATACTGAGCGATGCGGTCCGGCGGGAGGTCGTAGTCGAAGACGTCGATTCGCAAGGCGCGCGGACACTAATACTGGCCCCGCGCGAGCGGTGCCTTAATTGCCAGAGGCGCGGCGGAATTGGCGCGCGCTCTCCGGGCTCGAAGCGAGCTTGGCGCGTAAGAACTCGGCGAGCTCGTCGAGGCGGTAAGGCTTGGGCACGAAGCCGACGACCCCGCAATCGGCGCGGAGCAGCTGGCGCTCGCTGAGGTGGTACGCGCTGGTCAGCACCACGCGCATCTTCGGGTAGAGGCGGGTGAGGCGCCGCGCCAGCTCGATCCCGTTGATGCCCGGCAGCATCAGATCCACGATCGCGATGTCCGCGGGTGACACCAACAGCGAGGCGAGCGCCGCTTCGGCGTCCAGCGCGGTGGTCACTTCGAATCCCTCGAGCCTCAAGCCGAGGGCCAATGCCCGTCCTTGATTGACCTCGTCATCGACGACAAGAACCTTCGCGCTCAAGGACACCTCTCAACCTCCCACGTTCGAACCCGTTCGAAACCGCGTAGCGCGCGCTACACGATAGGGATCCTCTGCAGGTCGCAGAGGCCCGCCCCCTTGACCTTCCGAACTCGGAAGGCTCGAGGTCCCACGATTTTCAATGCCGCTCGGTCAGCAAGATCGATGCCGTCAAGATTGCCACGGTTCACCGTGAGAAAAGTTACTTGCACCGTGCAAGCGTGAAATCACGTCGCAAAAATGAAACCCCCAACCGAATTTTGGATGGGGACGTCAGCTCGCGCGCACGCTTCTACTTGGTGTCGAACACGATCCCGAGGCGGGTCATCTTTCGCCACAGCGTCGTGGGCGAGATGGCCAGCAGCTCTGCGGCCTTTTCACGGTTGCCGTCGCTCTCGCGCAACGCGCCCTCGATGGCCGTGCGCTCCGCTGTATCGACCACATCGGCCAAAGCTCGACCGCCGTGGTTGGCGCCCGCATTGGACTCATCGCCGTGGGGCGTCTGGATCAAGTCGTCGGCGGTGATGGTTCCGTTTTGCACGAGCGCGACCGCTTGCTCGACCATGTGCTCGAGCTCCCGGATGTTCCCCGGGAAATCGTAGTGCGCCAGGGCCTCGAGCACGCCCTCGTGGAGGCGGGCGCGCACGCCCATCTTCTTGTTGAACTTCTCGAGGAAGTGCATGACCAGCTCGGGGATGTCCTCGCGGCGCTCGCGAAGAGCTGGCAGCTGGAACCGTGCAACATTCAACCGGTAGTAAAGATCCTGACGAAACCGCTTCTCTTGCACCGCCCGAAGCAGATCCTGGTTGGTGGCGGCGATGATGCGGACGTCGACCCGGATAGGCTTGTTCTCGCCGACCCGGCGGACCTCGTTCTCCTGGATCACGCGCAGCAGCTTGGCTTGGAACGAGAGGGGCGTTTCGGCGATCTCGTCGAAGAAGAAGGTGCCGCCGTGCGCCTCCTCGAAGAGGCCTTTGCGGGCGGAGACCGCGCCGGTGAACGAGCCGCGCGCGTGGCCAAAGAGCTCGCTCTCGAGCAAGGTCTCGGTGATGGCCGCGCAGTTCACGGGCACGAACATGCGATCGCAGCGGCGCGAGTTGGCGTGGATCGCCTTGGCGACCAGCTCCTTGCCGGTGCCGCTCTCGCCCGTGATCAAGACGATGGCGTCGGTGGGGGCGATGCGCACGATGCGCCCGAGCAGATCGCGGATGGCGCCCGAGCGCCCCACGATGTTCTCGAAGCGGTAGCGATCCTTGAACTCGCTCGCCAGAAACGCGACCTCGCCGGCCAGCCGGCGGTTCTCCAGCGCCTTGTCGACTTTGACGAGCAGCTCCTGCTCGGTGAACGGCTTTTGAATGTAGTCGAACGCGCCCAGGCGCATGGCCTCCACGGCGCTCTCGATGGTGCCGTACGCGGTCATCACGATGACCTCGGTCATGGGCTGCGCGTCTTTGATGGCGCCGAGCACTTCCATGCCGTCCTTCGTGCCCATCCGCAGATCGGTGAGCACGATGTCGAACGCACCGGTGGCCCCGCGCTCTGCGCCTTCGTCGCCGTCGGCGGCCTCCTCGACTTCGTATCCCGCCCCCTTCAACATCATCGCGAGGGTGGTGCGCATATTGCGCTGATCATCGACGATCAGGATCTTCGGCATGATGACGTGCAGTGTAGACTAGTACGGCGCCCAGAAAATACATGCAGGGGTCCGATCAGGCGCGCGAAAAGTTCGTACCGGACCTTGGTCTTAGGGTCGCGGGCGGCCAGCGCAAGGCGTCGCCCGAAATCGGACGAAAATGAGCCTCGCACCCTAGGTCACCCCGCGCACCCCGAGCCGAGCGCGGTGAGACGCACACCCGTATGGCATCAATAGGCGATGCCGAGGAATAGACGCACCGTGTGTGCGCTCGACGTGCCGAAATCGCCGCCTAAGGTGGCCGGCTCGTTCGGCAGGTGATCCAAGCCGCCCATGGGGAAAAAGACGCCGTACTGGAGCATGGCGAAGAATCCGCCGAGCTTGTCCGGATCGTCGTTCAGGGAGCCGTCCTTGGCTTGGTAGTACAGGCTCAAATCGAGCTCGAGCCCGAGGTCGGCCTTGTGGCCGGGGGCCTGTACGGGCTGGCTCGCCCGGCTCCAGATGGCCGCCACGCTGCCGCCGAATTTCTGGCCGCCCGGGTTGCGGAGGAAGTCGTACTCCACCGAGGGCCGGAAGTAGTACGTGCCCTGCACCCGCGAGAGGATCCGGCGGTGCAAGATGAGGTCGACGTTGTAGGCGGGGTTGAATCGAAAGGTCGAAACCGGCCCGCGGCCGTTGAGCTCGTTCAGGCCATTCCCCGTGGGCTGCAGCGACTGTTGCCACGGATCGCCGCTCGCCCAGCCGAATCCAAACTGCATGCGGAGCTTGTCTTCGACCGCCTTGAACTCGGTCTGGGTGGCCAGACCCCACATGCGGATCTTGGTCGCCTCGACATTGGCGCCGGTGCCCGAGGTGTTCTGGTTGGCCGTGCGGTCGATGCTCCCGTACATGCTCGCGAACTCCGCCTCGAAGCGGAACTTCTTGAAGAGGATCTGAACCCAGAGGTCCGGGATGAGCATCTCGGCGCCGCGGCGCTCCAACCCGTTGTTGGGGTTGACCGCGCCCTGCGCGCCCCGGAAGAACGTCCACGGCGTCTGGGTGACGGGGATGTCGAGGTACTGGTTTCGGTAGAGCGCGTACAAGCCGCCGTTGATGACCACCTGGTTGCGCGAGAGCTGGAGGCGCTGAAGCTCGGGGTTGGTGCGGCGCGCGACGAACAGGGC contains these protein-coding regions:
- the tgt gene encoding tRNA guanosine(34) transglycosylase Tgt — translated: MLAYDGHARRSVLSTPHGDVDLPTFMPVGTQGSVKTLAPEEVASTGARVVLGNTYHLWMRPGPETISELGGLHGFSRWPHAMLTDSGGFQAFSLSSLTKLTEEGFTFRSHLDGRKGHLTPEEAVRVQGLIGADIQMQLDVCPPGESPRATVEEAVARTTRWAKRALASPRPEAQALFGIVQGACFPDLRKAHAEELAALDVGGGFDGLALGGFSVGEPIERMHETLAEVAFCLDPERPRYLMGVGTPRDLLVGIEHGVDMFDCVLPTRNARNGQALTRFGRLIIKNARHARDPGPIDPQCGCAACRGGFSRAYLRHLYLSGEILALRLLTLHNLHYYGELVAGARAAISEGTYASFKRRSLEAMEL
- the queA gene encoding tRNA preQ1(34) S-adenosylmethionine ribosyltransferase-isomerase QueA: MRIDVFDYDLPPDRIAQYPTPEREQARLLVVPPRDSPDTAFQDRTVADLADAIPEGALVVVNDTRVIPARLLGQKADTGGKVEIFLVRFAEKRAIPTPGGGTREVDVWHAMGKASKPFRFGSDVIAGNVRIHLFGRGEDGLLEVGLSSLTKESTEHELAAAGHVPLPPYIKREDEALDQERYQTVFARVPGALAAPTAGLHLSRALLGRLSVRGCELASVTLHVGLGTFQPVMVDDLDAHPMHSETFEISRTTAAAIAKARDRGAPVVAVGTTVVRALESAVDPDFHAERGRVLATRGETRLLIQPGYRFRIVDQLVTNFHLPRSTLLALVCAFGGYERVLEAYRYAVREGYRFFSYGDAMMLSLAQDPS
- a CDS encoding response regulator; translated protein: MSAKVLVVDDEVNQGRALALGLRLEGFEVTTALDAEAALASLLVSPADIAIVDLMLPGINGIELARRLTRLYPKMRVVLTSAYHLSERQLLRADCGVVGFVPKPYRLDELAEFLRAKLASSPESARQFRRASGN
- a CDS encoding sigma-54 dependent transcriptional regulator, whose translation is MPKILIVDDQRNMRTTLAMMLKGAGYEVEEAADGDEGAERGATGAFDIVLTDLRMGTKDGMEVLGAIKDAQPMTEVIVMTAYGTIESAVEAMRLGAFDYIQKPFTEQELLVKVDKALENRRLAGEVAFLASEFKDRYRFENIVGRSGAIRDLLGRIVRIAPTDAIVLITGESGTGKELVAKAIHANSRRCDRMFVPVNCAAITETLLESELFGHARGSFTGAVSARKGLFEEAHGGTFFFDEIAETPLSFQAKLLRVIQENEVRRVGENKPIRVDVRIIAATNQDLLRAVQEKRFRQDLYYRLNVARFQLPALRERREDIPELVMHFLEKFNKKMGVRARLHEGVLEALAHYDFPGNIRELEHMVEQAVALVQNGTITADDLIQTPHGDESNAGANHGGRALADVVDTAERTAIEGALRESDGNREKAAELLAISPTTLWRKMTRLGIVFDTK